The sequence GGTGGTCGGGGGCAATGGCACCAACCTACAGCGCACGCGAGGCGAGGTCAAGAGTTCCGTGGTTGACTGGGTGAACGTGTTCGCCACCTACCGGGTGGTGGTCCTCCGCCGCGAAGAGATCGTTCAGGGGGTCCTGCATCCGGAGCTTTCGGCGGACGCGCCGCCGGTCCGATCGCTCCTGGAAGAGTGGAGCGGGGCCCGCTTCGTCCGGGAGACCCCGCTGGGGACCGAGGTCACCCTGCTCCGCCGGACCGCCCCGCCCACGCGCGAGCGGTGGGTGCTCCATACCCTCCTCTTCCTGCTCACCCTCTTCACCACCACCCTTTCGGGGGCGCTGTTCGCCGGGGGCGACGCCGTGCTCTGGAGAGCGGTTCCCCTGGGAGAGCTGCCGTTCCCGGTCCCAGCCGGGATCGTCACTGCACAACTCGTTCCCGGACTCTGGTTTTCCGTCCCGCTCCTCGCCGTGCTCTTCGCGCACGAGATGGGGCACTACCTCACGGCGCGCCGGTGGAGGCTCGACGTCTCGCCCCCCTTCTTCATCCCGGCGCCCCTCCCGCTGAACCTGATCGGGACCTTCGGGGCCTTCATCCGGCTCCGCTCCCCGATGATCAACCGTGCACTCCTGCTGGACGTGGGGGCGGCCGGGCCCCTCGCCAGCTTCGTGCTCTCCCTCCCGCTCGCGGCGGTCGGGCTCGGTCTGAGCAGGGTGGAATCGACGGTGTACGACACCCGCACCCACTTCCTAGTTCCGGTGGGCCCGGACGACTGGATCCCCGTGGGCGGCTCGCTGGCCTTCGAGGCGCTGGCCGCCCTGTTCGCCCCCGGCGGAAACGTGGTGGTGCTCCACCCCATCGCCCTGGCGGCGTGGCTGGGGCTCTTCGTCACCGCGCTGAACCTGTTCCCGCTGTCGCAGCTGGACGGCGGCCACATCCTCTACGCCCTGGCCGGGAGATGGCAGCGGTACGCCGCGCTCGCCTTCCTGGCGGCGCTCCTGGTCCTGGGGCGGTGGTGGATGGGCTGGTGGATCTGGGCCGGGCTGATCCTGGTGCTGGGGCGCGGGTCGGTGGCGCACCCCCCGGTCTTCGACCCGGAGTACCCGCTCTCCCCGGCGCGCCGGGCGGCCGGCTGGGCGTGCGTCGCCATTCTCGTGCTGACCTTCGCCCCGGTCCCGTTCCCGCTCTGACGGGCGGACGCGCCGTTTCCGCCGAAGTTGACAACCCCCGGCGGGTGCGAGAGATTGCCGGGGCTCAGCAGCACTCAGGGGACCGTCGTACGCGGAGTTCGGGAT comes from Longimicrobiaceae bacterium and encodes:
- a CDS encoding site-2 protease family protein, which translates into the protein MVDWVNVFATYRVVVLRREEIVQGVLHPELSADAPPVRSLLEEWSGARFVRETPLGTEVTLLRRTAPPTRERWVLHTLLFLLTLFTTTLSGALFAGGDAVLWRAVPLGELPFPVPAGIVTAQLVPGLWFSVPLLAVLFAHEMGHYLTARRWRLDVSPPFFIPAPLPLNLIGTFGAFIRLRSPMINRALLLDVGAAGPLASFVLSLPLAAVGLGLSRVESTVYDTRTHFLVPVGPDDWIPVGGSLAFEALAALFAPGGNVVVLHPIALAAWLGLFVTALNLFPLSQLDGGHILYALAGRWQRYAALAFLAALLVLGRWWMGWWIWAGLILVLGRGSVAHPPVFDPEYPLSPARRAAGWACVAILVLTFAPVPFPL